In the genome of Cellvibrio sp. KY-YJ-3, one region contains:
- a CDS encoding pectinesterase family protein, with amino-acid sequence MKMFNKIICSSIFRYVWAAIFGVVLAATGSVSASEVVDINVTSLIKVSETRINRTEYDYVFKLALSNGEVPLKNAAQKLIAAGQGTQIIDGDVAIGNLTPHQTITSSDTITIRHNRSHPFNQSSMVWQASGEVFYSLNTIARAFPGAEGFGAKTTGGRGGDIYYVTSLADTDTPGTLRYAVNRTGKRTILFAVSGYIQLTKNLEIVNGDVSILGQTAPGDGITLRGAALRIKEGTNNVVIRFIRSRPGQVPQEVDALDGRYLNNIIVDHSSFSWAIDETASLYASNNVTFQWNIVSESLNNSGHEKGSHGYGGNWGGVNTSFHHNMLAHHKSRNPRIDGILDKWTANKTIPSVDGVADIRNNIIYNNVQYPPYGAEGRDVQFINNYYKPGPATVASGVKNFIVLASGRRPLYEEDRTATLNDYNAQLAAGTLDPKFLVNGAVAKPVGRVFVEGNFLQGNPQVTTNNVDGVRYDDASLKELIIQSTAFVMADHAKVNTHSPDDAFGLVVQSSGASLRRDAIDSRVVSDVVNGTGTNGASGNGIIDSPNDVGGYPTLNSAAAPLDTDLDGMPDAWELANGLNPHSAADNWEMFTDLHGLYPEVKGLYSNAEVYWYSLVKHIPGAGVEAAVYIPSSSSSSSIASSAEFLSSLASLSSSSASSAVIVPVSSSSSSVASSSAQSSIATVFSCPATGLYFCDDFSGGLNTANWDVKAAANNVAPQANGVFDIYEEQGNKSLRFTASSSGGVLLLLNQSVMNSIPSADYFIEAKIRPRTNSTTSDKHLYMLARYVDDNNWYGGGLNVQNATTSTRVENAKRINGAVTQMTRFNTPIEQAIRFDSCGSNCGGQWYTVRYELTGNQHVIYLNGEKVGSNFTDATYSGKGFIGLYTKNKSFEIDDIKIGNANDKPPQLNISPAAVSYASEVNNAPYVVMVSAKKPDLSEDEFSVVSSDTNVVAINRSGNQVNLVPVGAGSATITFISNSEPNLTRSIIASIAPQFVQSPTVYNLNGLTQPAVNAVESQVDGKLRITFDSPPTLASAGSIRIYKLSDDSVVDTIKLVDEKLYIGSDPTRLRTINAPLVEVEGNSLYITPHKTLDYGTSYYVSISPGAITNAAIGGLVFDGLGKAAGWIFTTKPNAPSGTVITVDDDAPADFSTLQGALNYVMANIPINTETQIHIKNGIYEEPLLLRNKNNLTISGESQQGVQIRYKNNNTLNPGAGGTGTADGALGGRAVWLIESVDNLVLEHFTLTNTTLIGEGGQAETIYFNSDQGRLIGKYISLISEQDTISLKGYNWFYRSLIAGNVDFIWGGNRVSLFEESEIRSLGDSRGNGGGGYVLQARTPTVNDKGYVFLNSNFTRGPGPLGHNIPDGQSVIGRTGGSSSFDSIALINCKVDAHIKSNAFTDTPSVVGSANSGLRQFNTQTLSGSPLDISGWTHFYSLTEEEVMSDYSSRAAIFSNFGNGSGWNPQP; translated from the coding sequence ATGAAAATGTTTAATAAAATTATTTGTAGTTCTATTTTCAGGTATGTATGGGCAGCGATTTTTGGTGTCGTGCTCGCCGCTACTGGATCAGTTAGTGCCAGTGAAGTGGTTGATATCAATGTTACGTCGCTAATAAAAGTGAGCGAAACCCGCATCAATCGTACTGAATACGATTATGTGTTTAAGCTCGCACTGAGCAATGGTGAAGTGCCATTAAAAAACGCGGCGCAAAAATTAATAGCAGCGGGGCAGGGCACTCAAATTATTGATGGCGACGTTGCAATCGGCAACTTAACACCGCATCAAACCATCACCAGTAGCGATACCATCACCATCAGGCACAATCGCAGTCATCCTTTTAATCAATCATCAATGGTTTGGCAGGCGAGCGGCGAAGTTTTTTATAGCCTCAATACAATTGCGCGTGCGTTTCCTGGTGCGGAAGGATTTGGTGCAAAAACAACGGGTGGGCGCGGCGGCGATATTTATTACGTGACAAGTTTGGCGGATACCGATACCCCCGGCACTTTGCGCTATGCCGTAAACAGAACCGGTAAGCGCACTATTTTATTTGCGGTAAGTGGTTATATTCAGCTCACTAAAAATTTGGAAATCGTCAATGGGGATGTGAGTATTCTCGGGCAAACTGCGCCGGGGGATGGCATTACGTTGCGCGGTGCAGCACTCCGGATTAAAGAAGGTACTAATAATGTGGTGATTCGTTTTATCCGCTCGCGCCCCGGTCAGGTGCCGCAAGAAGTGGATGCGCTGGATGGGCGTTATTTGAATAATATTATCGTAGATCACAGCAGTTTCAGTTGGGCAATAGATGAAACTGCATCGCTTTATGCCAGCAACAATGTGACCTTTCAATGGAATATTGTGAGCGAAAGTTTAAATAATTCCGGGCATGAAAAAGGGTCACATGGTTATGGTGGTAACTGGGGCGGTGTGAATACCAGTTTTCACCACAATATGTTAGCTCATCATAAAAGCCGTAATCCACGTATCGATGGTATTTTGGATAAATGGACTGCGAATAAAACGATTCCGAGTGTGGATGGCGTAGCGGACATTCGCAACAATATTATCTATAACAATGTGCAATATCCTCCTTACGGCGCTGAAGGGCGCGATGTGCAATTTATTAATAACTATTACAAGCCGGGCCCGGCGACGGTTGCGTCCGGCGTGAAAAATTTTATTGTATTAGCGAGCGGCCGTCGCCCACTGTATGAAGAAGATCGCACCGCCACCTTGAATGATTACAATGCACAATTAGCAGCAGGCACACTCGATCCGAAATTTCTGGTAAATGGTGCGGTAGCAAAACCGGTTGGGCGTGTTTTTGTGGAGGGCAATTTCTTACAGGGTAATCCGCAGGTCACTACCAACAATGTAGACGGTGTGCGTTACGATGATGCAAGTTTAAAAGAGTTAATCATTCAATCCACCGCCTTTGTGATGGCAGATCACGCCAAGGTAAATACCCATTCGCCGGATGATGCGTTTGGTCTGGTGGTGCAATCCTCCGGTGCGAGTCTGCGTCGCGATGCTATCGACAGCCGTGTGGTAAGTGATGTTGTTAATGGTACCGGCACTAATGGTGCATCGGGCAACGGCATTATTGATTCACCAAATGATGTTGGCGGTTACCCCACGTTAAATTCTGCAGCTGCGCCTTTGGATACCGACCTTGATGGTATGCCGGATGCGTGGGAATTAGCGAATGGATTAAATCCGCACAGTGCTGCCGACAATTGGGAAATGTTTACTGACTTGCACGGGCTGTATCCCGAAGTAAAGGGTTTGTACAGCAATGCCGAAGTTTATTGGTATAGCCTGGTAAAACACATTCCTGGTGCTGGCGTGGAGGCGGCGGTTTATATTCCTTCCAGTTCATCGAGTTCATCTATTGCTTCCAGTGCAGAGTTTTTATCTTCACTTGCATCGCTTTCTTCCAGTAGCGCAAGCAGCGCTGTGATAGTGCCCGTGAGTTCATCGTCCAGCAGTGTTGCCAGCAGCAGCGCACAATCCAGTATTGCCACAGTGTTTAGCTGCCCGGCAACTGGCCTTTATTTTTGCGATGATTTTTCCGGTGGATTAAATACTGCTAACTGGGATGTGAAAGCTGCTGCAAATAATGTCGCGCCTCAAGCCAATGGTGTGTTCGATATTTATGAAGAGCAGGGCAATAAAAGTCTACGTTTTACCGCTAGCAGTAGCGGTGGTGTTTTGTTGCTGTTGAATCAATCAGTAATGAATAGCATTCCCTCGGCAGATTATTTTATCGAGGCAAAAATTCGCCCACGTACCAACAGCACCACCAGTGATAAGCATCTGTATATGTTGGCGCGGTATGTGGATGATAACAATTGGTACGGCGGCGGTTTAAATGTACAAAATGCTACTACCAGCACCCGTGTGGAAAATGCCAAACGCATTAATGGTGCTGTCACGCAAATGACGCGGTTTAACACCCCTATTGAACAGGCAATTCGTTTTGATTCTTGTGGCAGTAATTGCGGTGGCCAGTGGTACACCGTGCGTTATGAATTGACCGGCAATCAGCATGTAATTTATTTAAATGGCGAAAAAGTCGGTAGCAACTTTACCGACGCTACCTATAGCGGAAAAGGTTTTATAGGTTTGTATACCAAAAATAAATCCTTTGAAATTGACGATATAAAAATCGGTAATGCCAATGACAAACCACCGCAATTAAATATTTCTCCCGCCGCGGTCAGTTATGCCAGCGAAGTAAACAACGCGCCCTATGTGGTCATGGTGAGCGCCAAAAAGCCAGACCTGAGTGAAGATGAATTTTCGGTAGTGAGTAGCGATACTAACGTAGTAGCAATTAATCGCTCGGGCAATCAGGTAAATTTGGTGCCGGTAGGTGCGGGTAGTGCAACTATTACTTTTATCAGTAACAGTGAACCAAATTTAACACGCAGTATTATTGCCAGTATTGCGCCGCAATTTGTGCAATCGCCCACTGTGTATAACTTGAATGGTTTAACACAACCTGCGGTGAATGCCGTGGAATCGCAGGTGGATGGAAAATTGCGCATCACCTTTGATTCGCCGCCAACTCTTGCATCTGCAGGTTCGATTCGTATTTATAAGCTCAGTGATGACTCGGTAGTGGATACCATCAAGTTGGTGGATGAAAAGCTCTATATAGGTTCAGATCCAACCCGCTTGCGTACCATCAATGCGCCGTTGGTGGAAGTGGAGGGCAACAGCCTTTATATCACTCCCCACAAAACACTGGATTACGGCACCAGTTATTACGTCAGTATCAGCCCGGGTGCAATTACTAATGCAGCGATTGGTGGTCTCGTATTTGATGGCTTGGGCAAAGCCGCCGGTTGGATTTTTACCACCAAACCAAACGCACCCAGCGGTACGGTGATCACGGTGGATGATGATGCACCTGCCGATTTCAGCACGCTGCAAGGCGCGCTGAATTATGTAATGGCAAATATTCCAATCAATACTGAAACGCAAATCCACATTAAAAATGGAATCTATGAAGAGCCGTTATTGCTGCGCAATAAAAACAACCTGACGATTAGCGGTGAATCGCAACAGGGTGTACAAATCCGCTATAAAAATAACAATACACTCAACCCAGGTGCGGGTGGTACCGGCACTGCCGACGGCGCTTTGGGTGGCCGCGCGGTTTGGTTAATTGAATCGGTGGATAATTTAGTGCTTGAACATTTCACGCTCACTAACACCACGTTGATTGGTGAGGGCGGCCAAGCGGAAACTATTTATTTTAATAGCGACCAAGGGCGTTTAATTGGCAAGTACATCAGTTTAATCAGCGAGCAGGACACAATTTCGCTCAAAGGTTATAACTGGTTCTATCGTTCATTAATTGCTGGCAATGTGGATTTTATTTGGGGTGGTAATCGTGTGTCGCTGTTTGAAGAAAGCGAAATTCGTTCACTCGGTGATTCCCGTGGCAATGGTGGCGGAGGGTATGTACTACAAGCGCGCACACCTACGGTAAACGATAAAGGTTATGTGTTTTTAAACTCCAACTTTACTCGTGGCCCCGGCCCACTTGGGCACAACATTCCCGATGGGCAATCTGTGATTGGGCGCACCGGTGGTAGCAGCAGTTTCGACAGCATCGCGTTAATTAACTGCAAAGTGGATGCGCACATTAAAAGTAATGCGTTTACCGATACACCTTCGGTTGTGGGTTCGGCAAACTCCGGGTTGCGTCAGTTCAATACACAAACACTGAGTGGTTCGCCGTTAGACATAAGTGGCTGGACACATTTTTACTCGTTGACTGAGGAGGAGGTGATGAGCGATTACAGCAGCCGCGCCGCTATTTTCAGTAATTTTGGTAATGGCAGCGGGTGGAATCCCCAACCTTAA